One stretch of Candidatus Rokuibacteriota bacterium DNA includes these proteins:
- a CDS encoding class I SAM-dependent methyltransferase: MRSPWAREYRRTPKRYIWGTEPSGFAGQVAAMLLPGARLLDLGCGEGRDSVFFAAQGLDVVGVDSSPAGIAKARRLAETRGVGVSWLVGDMARLTYQGLFDAVYSCGAVHYVPRARRARFFSRLQVLTRPGGLHAHVVFTDQEVYVEKGEIIDYFAPGELAGFYGGWSILQQKGGRIACDQDGTPHHHSVESLIARAPAPGQSDVTGPSSKE; the protein is encoded by the coding sequence ATGCGGAGCCCGTGGGCCCGCGAGTATCGGCGCACGCCGAAGAGGTACATCTGGGGGACCGAGCCTTCGGGCTTCGCCGGACAGGTGGCGGCCATGCTTCTCCCCGGTGCCCGCCTCCTGGACCTGGGGTGCGGCGAGGGACGGGACAGTGTCTTCTTCGCCGCCCAGGGCCTGGACGTCGTCGGCGTGGATTCCTCCCCCGCCGGAATCGCCAAGGCCCGGCGCCTTGCGGAGACGCGGGGAGTGGGCGTGAGCTGGCTCGTGGGGGACATGGCGCGCCTGACCTACCAGGGCCTTTTCGACGCGGTCTACTCCTGCGGCGCCGTCCATTACGTACCCAGGGCGAGGCGAGCCCGCTTCTTTTCACGCCTCCAGGTGCTGACCCGCCCGGGAGGGCTCCACGCTCACGTGGTCTTCACCGACCAGGAGGTATACGTGGAGAAGGGGGAAATCATCGACTACTTTGCGCCGGGCGAGCTGGCGGGCTTCTACGGCGGGTGGTCGATTCTCCAGCAGAAGGGAGGGCGGATCGCGTGCGACCAGGATGGGACCCCGCACCACCACAGTGTGGAATCTCTCATAGCGCGCGCGCCCGCGCCGGGCCAGAGTGACGTCACCGGACCCTCTTCAAAGGAGTGA
- a CDS encoding DUF3179 domain-containing protein, with the protein MLLILLAVVLLFSGPLGAIELKTNRTKALVPLSEIIPGGPPPDGIPAIDAPKFVGPKEADGWLNPKEPVLAVEVNGEARAYPLQILTWHEIVNDTVGGRPVCVTYCPLCNSGIVFDRKLGDRLLDFGTSGMLYKSDLVMYDRQTHSLWSQMEGRAIVGDLAGTKLSWLPSNTIAYGEWKALFPRGKVLSRETGHRRAYGLNPYDGYDEPNLPPFLFFDQVDRRLPPKERVVGVVIGPSAKAYPFSVLAKRRVLTDTVDGEPLVIFHRPGTLSALDHNLIAQSRDVGATAVFRPVLDGKPLTFEPTETGFKDRETGSLWSLLGRAYQGPLAGKTLRPIIHVDAFWFAWAAFQPKTQVYQP; encoded by the coding sequence ATCCTCCTGATCCTGCTTGCGGTTGTCCTCCTCTTCTCGGGGCCGCTGGGGGCCATTGAGCTCAAGACCAACCGGACCAAGGCGCTGGTGCCGTTGAGCGAGATCATCCCGGGCGGGCCCCCGCCCGACGGCATTCCCGCCATCGATGCGCCCAAGTTTGTCGGCCCCAAAGAGGCCGACGGGTGGCTCAACCCCAAGGAGCCGGTGCTCGCGGTGGAGGTGAACGGGGAGGCCCGGGCCTACCCGCTTCAGATCCTGACGTGGCACGAGATCGTCAACGACACTGTCGGCGGCCGGCCCGTGTGCGTGACGTACTGTCCGCTCTGCAATTCCGGCATCGTCTTCGACCGCAAGCTCGGTGACCGGCTCCTGGACTTCGGCACGTCCGGGATGCTCTACAAGTCGGACCTCGTCATGTACGACCGGCAAACCCACTCGCTCTGGTCCCAGATGGAGGGGCGGGCCATCGTGGGAGACCTGGCCGGGACGAAGCTCTCCTGGCTGCCTTCCAACACGATCGCGTACGGAGAGTGGAAGGCGCTCTTTCCGCGCGGCAAGGTCCTCTCCCGCGAGACGGGGCACCGCCGCGCGTACGGCCTGAACCCGTATGACGGCTACGACGAGCCGAACCTGCCCCCGTTTCTCTTCTTCGATCAGGTGGACCGCCGGCTTCCCCCGAAGGAGCGCGTGGTCGGGGTCGTGATCGGCCCTAGCGCAAAGGCGTACCCGTTCAGCGTTCTGGCCAAGCGGCGAGTGCTCACCGACACCGTAGACGGGGAACCGCTCGTGATCTTCCACCGCCCGGGCACGCTCTCGGCGCTCGATCACAACCTGATCGCTCAGTCGAGAGATGTGGGTGCCACTGCCGTATTCAGGCCCGTGCTCGACGGCAAGCCCCTCACCTTCGAGCCGACCGAGACCGGGTTCAAGGACAGAGAGACAGGCAGCCTCTGGTCGCTGCTCGGGCGGGCGTACCAGGGGCCGCTCGCTGGGAAGACCCTCAGGCCGATCATCCACGTCGACGCGTTCTGGTTCGCGTGGGCCGCCTTTCAACCGAAGACACAGGTCTATCAGCCGTGA
- a CDS encoding AAA family ATPase — protein sequence MKCQACGQDNREGARFCDACGQPLEVRCPACTQSVRSGARFCDSCGAALTVTPPTGTRDSRAPVSYTPHHLAERILTEGRALRGERKEVTVLFVDVQGSTELASALDPEEFHAVMDGAFQLMLDAVHHWEGTVNQFTGDGIMALFGAPIAHEDHARRALHAALEIQRRFGEYAAALRRDKGISFQVRLGLNSGAVVVGAIGDDLRMDYTAQGLTTNLAARMQQAADPGTILVAAPTYRLGEGYFRFRSLGPVRVRGVSEPVEAYVLEGEGTVLSRLEASLRRGVSPFRGRETELLTLGECWARVLNGQGEAVCLVGEPGIGKSRLAYEFQRSLGITERIEGAALSHARGAAYFVFRQLLRQLAGIAPEADASASRDHLHRRLWDLSPDLSSAAPEILSILGTSCEALSQRQGGVPDDRRDRLREAVTAWIKEECRRAPRLLVIEDLQWLDPSSDELLRHLGREARSLRLMLLMTSRLPLGGSNLELAGVREMFLKPLSAEDVHALVNAQVEPYPATDRLRRTVSARSEGNPFYVEELVRALRERGALVLEHGAYDLRERVEGVIPATIGALISSRIDRLQASARELLADGAVLGKRFPLAHLRALVSSDRFEEDLALVERRGFLDRQAEGPLASLAFRHVLTQEVAYGALLQADRQTRHRRAGEMLEQLYRGRTEEVCDQLAHHWAQSDRPVQALPYLLTAADGAVAVGANQEAIGHLQAALDLATEHPAAAGKDQVNAIRLKLAGLHFIVGER from the coding sequence GTGAAGTGCCAGGCGTGCGGACAGGACAACCGCGAGGGCGCCCGCTTCTGCGATGCCTGCGGCCAGCCGCTCGAGGTACGCTGTCCCGCTTGCACCCAGAGTGTGCGCTCTGGCGCGCGGTTCTGCGACAGCTGCGGGGCCGCGCTGACCGTGACGCCGCCCACCGGGACGCGTGACTCGCGCGCCCCGGTCTCCTACACGCCGCACCACCTCGCCGAGCGCATCCTCACCGAGGGACGGGCCCTCAGGGGCGAGCGTAAAGAGGTCACCGTGCTCTTCGTGGATGTCCAGGGTTCGACCGAGCTGGCCAGCGCGCTTGATCCCGAGGAGTTCCACGCGGTGATGGACGGGGCCTTCCAGCTGATGCTGGACGCCGTCCATCACTGGGAGGGGACCGTCAATCAGTTTACCGGGGATGGGATCATGGCGCTCTTCGGGGCGCCGATCGCCCATGAGGACCATGCCCGCCGGGCGCTCCACGCGGCGTTGGAGATCCAGCGAAGGTTTGGGGAGTATGCCGCTGCGCTTCGACGCGACAAGGGCATCTCTTTCCAGGTGCGGCTCGGACTCAACAGCGGGGCCGTTGTCGTCGGCGCCATCGGCGACGACCTGAGGATGGACTACACCGCCCAGGGCCTGACCACGAACCTGGCGGCCCGCATGCAACAGGCGGCCGACCCCGGGACGATCCTGGTGGCGGCTCCGACCTACCGCCTGGGTGAGGGCTACTTCCGCTTCAGGTCGTTGGGTCCGGTGCGCGTGCGCGGGGTGTCCGAGCCGGTGGAGGCGTATGTCTTGGAAGGGGAGGGGACAGTCCTCTCGCGGCTGGAGGCTTCGTTACGGCGGGGCGTTTCACCGTTCCGGGGGCGTGAGACCGAGCTCCTCACGCTCGGCGAGTGCTGGGCGCGGGTGCTGAACGGGCAAGGGGAGGCGGTGTGTCTGGTCGGGGAGCCCGGGATCGGGAAGTCACGCCTTGCTTACGAGTTCCAACGAAGCCTCGGGATCACGGAGCGAATCGAGGGTGCGGCTCTCTCCCACGCGCGGGGCGCTGCCTATTTTGTCTTCCGCCAGCTTCTAAGGCAATTAGCCGGAATTGCTCCAGAGGCCGACGCCTCAGCGTCGCGAGATCATCTCCATCGCCGGCTCTGGGATCTCTCCCCCGACCTCTCAAGCGCTGCGCCGGAGATCCTCTCGATCCTGGGAACCTCATGCGAGGCCCTCTCGCAACGCCAAGGCGGCGTGCCCGATGATCGGAGAGACCGGCTACGCGAGGCGGTGACGGCCTGGATAAAGGAAGAGTGTCGGCGGGCGCCCAGGCTGCTGGTGATCGAGGATCTCCAGTGGCTCGACCCGTCATCCGATGAGCTGCTCCGGCACCTGGGGCGTGAGGCCAGGAGCCTTCGTCTCATGCTGCTGATGACCTCCCGTCTTCCCCTCGGCGGCAGCAACCTCGAGCTCGCCGGGGTGCGGGAGATGTTCTTGAAGCCCCTCTCGGCGGAGGACGTCCACGCCCTCGTGAACGCTCAGGTGGAGCCGTACCCGGCGACCGACCGTCTGCGCCGGACCGTGTCGGCGCGGTCGGAGGGGAACCCGTTCTATGTGGAGGAGCTGGTGCGCGCGCTCCGGGAGCGAGGTGCCCTGGTGCTGGAGCACGGAGCCTATGACCTCCGCGAACGGGTGGAGGGGGTCATCCCTGCCACCATCGGCGCCCTGATCTCCTCCCGAATCGATCGGCTCCAGGCTTCCGCCCGCGAGCTTCTTGCTGACGGGGCCGTTCTCGGCAAGCGCTTTCCGCTTGCCCACTTGCGCGCGTTAGTTTCCTCCGATCGGTTCGAGGAGGATCTGGCCCTGGTCGAGCGACGGGGGTTTCTTGACCGCCAGGCCGAGGGCCCGCTGGCGAGCCTCGCGTTTCGCCATGTCCTGACCCAGGAGGTCGCTTACGGTGCTCTCCTTCAGGCGGATCGGCAAACTCGCCACCGGCGTGCAGGCGAGATGCTGGAGCAGCTCTACCGCGGCCGGACAGAGGAGGTCTGCGATCAGCTCGCCCACCACTGGGCACAGAGCGATCGGCCGGTGCAGGCGCTACCATACTTGCTAACAGCCGCTGATGGCGCGGTGGCCGTCGGCGCCAACCAGGAGGCCATCGGCCATCTGCAGGCCGCGCTCGATCTGGCGACCGAGCACCCGGCGGCTGCGGGAAAAGACCAGGTGAACGCAATCCGCCTCAAACTCGCGGGCCTCCACTTCATCGTCGGCGAGCGGTAG